Genomic window (Streptomyces sp. TG1A-60):
CGGCTTCGCCCTCCTCCCCGCCTACCTCTCCCTGCTCGTCCTGGGCGACGATTCCCCCACCCGCACGGCCGCCATCCGCCGCGCGCTCGCCGCCACCGCGGCCATGACCGCCGGATTCGCCGCCGTGTTCGGCCTGTTCGGACTCGCCATCGCCCCCGCCGCGGGCCAGGTCCAAGAACACCTGCCCTGGTTCACCATCGCCTTCGGCCTCCTCCTCGCCGGAGCCGGCACCTGGCTGCTGACCGGACGCGACCTGCCCGCCCTGCTGCCCAAACTCCGCCGCGCCCCCACCGTCACCCGCTCCGCCGTGTCGATGGCCCTGTTCGGCGCCGCCTACGCCATCGCCTCCCTCGGCTGCACCATCGCCCCCTTCCTCGCCATCGTCGTCTCCGCCTTCCGCAGCGGATCCACCCTCGACGGCATCACCCTGTTCACCACATACGCGGCCGGCATGGGCGTGATCGTCGGCGCCGCCGCCCTGACCGTCGCCCTGACCCGCACCGCCCGCGTCACCGCTCTGCGCCGCCTCGGCTCACTCGCCTCCCGCACCGGCGGCGCCCTGGTCCTCCTCGTCGGCGCCTACGTCGCCCACTACGGCTGGTACGAGATCCGCGTCCAGAACAACCCGGCCACCCAGGACCCGGTCATCAACGCCGCCGGCACGATCCATCGCACCCTCGCCGACACCCTGGACACCATCGGCCCCGGAGCCGTCGCCGCCCTCCTCGCCGCCCTGCTGATCGGGGGCGTAGTCCGGCACCGCCGGCATCCTCGCGCCCCAAGCCAAGCGTCCGCCGACCCCGGCAACGCGCCCGCTCCTTAAGGGGTCCTTGCACTATGAGCGCCCGGGTCGAACGGCCTGGCCCGCACCTCGCCGCGTTGCCGAAAAGCCCTGGTAGCTCCTCCCCCACGCTCGACCTCGCTCACGCGGGAGGGCCCCATCGAGGGCTCTCCGGCGCCCTGCGATGCACGGCACCAGACCACGCGACCTCATCGGGCGCTCATAGACCCCCTCTTCCGGATCCGTTCTGTGGGCGCGGACAACCTGATCCTGCCGCCCCTGGTGACCAGGGTCGTCGGCGCCCGCCTCGCGCGCCGCCTCCCGCCGTACGCCGATCCGCGCACGCTGATCGTCACCGGCACGGCCGTCGCAGGAGCCGCCTGCGGACCACACCTCCAAGAGGAGACCCGTCAGGCGGGGAGCGTCGCCGCCTGGGCGAACTGGGCCCCGTACAGGCGCGCGTACGCCCCGCCGCTCTCCAGCAGTTCCTCGTGCCCTGTTCGACGATGCGGCCCACCTCCGCGCCTCAACGGCTTCCGTCACGCGCCTCAGCTCGTCCGCCGTCAGCCCTCACCCACAAGATCGAGGTCGTCACGAGGCGCCTGCGGTGTGATCTCCGGGACGGGCCACTTACGGTCCAGCGGCGCGGACACGTCCCGCCACCAGGGACGCGTGGGAAGGTCTCCAGCGGGCTCGAACGGCTGGCCCGGAACGGGGACCGCGACCGCCTGCCCGACCGCCTCGCCCGCGGCCATCATCCACTCCCCCGGCTCGGCCCAGGAGTGCATCGCCAGGTTGAACGTCGCCCAGTGGATCGGCATCATCACGCCGCCGGGCCGGCCGCCCTGGAGGTCGAGGTGGGCCCGCAGCCCCTCCTCGGGAGTCATGTGGATGTCGGGCCAGAACTCGGAGTACGCACCGACCTGGATCATGGTGATGTCGAACGGGCCGTACTCGGCACCGATGTCCTCGAATCCCGCGAAGTACCCGGTGTCGCCGCTGTGGTAGATCCGGTGCTCGTCACCGGCAACGACCCAGGAGGCCCACAGCGTGTGCTGGGTGTTGCGCAGACCGCGACCGCAGAAATGCCGGGCGGGGGCCGCGGTCAGGGTGAGGCCCCCGACCTTCGTCGCCTCCTGCCAGTCCAGCTCGCGGATCCGGCCCTCGGAGACGCCCCAGTGCTCCAGGTGGGCGCCGACGCCGAGAGGGACGGCGAAGACCGTGTCCGTGCCGGCCAGCTCCTTGATCGTGGGCATGTCCAGATGGTCGTAGTGGTCGTGCGAGATGACCACGACGTCGACCTGGCCTAGCGCGGCCAGCGGCACCGGCACGGGGTGCAGCCGCTTGGGTCCGGCAAAGGGGAACGGGGAACAGCGCTCGCCCCAGACCGGGTCGAAGAGCACCCGGTGCCCGTCGATCTCGGCAAGCACGCTGGAGTGGCCCATCCATGTGATCCGCAGACCGCCGACCGGGGGTCTGGCCAGGTCGGCGAAGGTCGTGGAGTGCACGGGGATCAGCCCGGCCGGGGCGCGTCCGGCCCGCTCCTCCTTGCGGAAATAGCTTTTCGCCATCTCCACCGCGGCACTGCCGGAGGGACGGATGCCGGCGCCCTCGGGATTCACGAAGACCCCGTTCGCGAAGTGCGGGGATCTGCGGATCCGCTCCAGCCGGGCACCACTCGGGTCCGCCCCGAAGGCGGCGGGCCGCGCTGCGCGCAGCCCCGAGCGCAGAGAACGGGATCCGGACACGGCACCTCCTGGTGGAATCGCTGAGGCATCCCATTATGGGCCGCCCCACTGACAGCCGGGTCCGATGTGTCACCGCGCGATGTCATACTGACCGACAATTCAGTAGCCCCGGTGTTCCCGCCGACTCCGCCCTCTCCGTCGCCCCGGCCGCCTTCGGCCGCCCCGAGGAGCCCGTATGACCTCCCCGTTCCTGTCGCTCACCTGGACCGACCACGTCACAGGCCGACGGGGCTTCCTGGTCATCGACCGGCTGGTCCGCGGTGTCTCCAGCGGCGGGCTGCGCATGCGCCCCGGCTGCACGCTCGACGAGGTCGCCGCTCTCGCCCGCGGCATGACCATGAAGGAGGCCCTGCACTACGACCCCGAGGGCCGCTACGTCCCGCTCGGCGGTGCCAAGGGCGGCATCGACTGCGACCCCCGCGCCCAGGAGGCGTACGGCGTCCTCGTGCGCTACCTGCGCGCGATGCGCCCGTACATCGAGAACTTCTGGACGACCGGCGAGGACCTGGGGATCACTCACGACCTGGTGGACCGGGCGGCCGGCGAGGCGGGTCTCGTGTCGACGATCCAGGCCGTCTACCCCCTTCTCGACGACGAGTGGACGGCCCGGCAGCGGCTCGTGGACGCCTTCGCCGTCGAGGTGGACGGCATCGGTCTCGACGAGTTGGTCGGCGGCTGCGGCGTCGCCGAGTCCGTGCTCACGTCCCTGGACCGAACCGGAACGCCGTATACCGGGACCCGGGTCGCCGTGCAGGGCCTGGGCACCATGGGCGGAGCCACCGCCCGCTTCCTGGCCCGGGCGGGGCTCACGATCGTCGCCGTCGCCGACATCAAGGGCACCGTCACGAACCCCGCCGGCCTGGACGTCGAGGCCCTGCTCGCCGCCCGCGACCCCCACGGCACGGTGGACCGTTCCGTACTGCGCCCCGACGACCGGGAGACGTCCGGTGACGCCTGGCTCACCGCCGACGTCGACGTACTGATCCCCGCGGCCGTCTCGTACGCGATCGCCCCGTCCAGGCAGGCGCGTATCACCGCCCGGCTGATCGTCGAAGCGGCCAACATGCCCGTCCTGCCGCAGGCCGAGGAACTCCTCGCCGCGCGCGGGGTCACCGTCCTGCCGGACGTCGTGGTCAACTCCGGCACGAACGCCTGGTGGTGGTGGACCCTGTTCGGCGACATCGGCCCCACCGCCGACGAGGCCTTCGCCCACACCCGCCGCTCCATGCGTGCCCTCGTCGACCTGATGCTCGCCCGGGCGGAGACCGACGGCACGACCCCTCGGACCGCCGCCCACGCCATCGTCGCCGACCGTCTGCCGGTGATCGGGGAACGGTTCGGCCGGCACCGCTGACACCGTCCGGCCCCGATGGAAGTGGCTCGAAGGCTGCGGTGGCCGTGGGAGGCACAGGTAGGGTGACCGCGTGGGCAGGGTGCGGTTGAGTGTGGCCGAGCGGCGTGCGGAGCTGCTCCGGGCCGCTGTCGGACAGATCGAGGCGCGGGGCGTCGCGGCGGTACGGATCGCCGATGTGGCCGCCGTCCTCGGGGTGAGCAACGCCCTGGTGCTCTACCACTTCTCGACCAAGGAGAAGCTGGTCGCCGAGGCGTTCCGGTACGCAGCCGAGGAGGACCTCGCCCACCTGCGCAAGCTCCTCGGCCGCCGCACGACCGCACTGCGCCGGCTCCGCGCGGCCGTCCGCTGGTACGCCCCGACCGGCCAGGCCAAGGGCTGGCGGCTGTGGATCGAGGGCTGGGCGGTCTCCCTGCGCGAGCCGTCCCTCCGCGAGGTCACCCGCGACCTGGACACCCAGTGGAAGGCCGCGCTCACCGAGGTCATCGAAGCCGGCGTGTCCGCCGGTGAGTTCCACTGCCCCGACCCACCCGCCGCAGCCCTCCGCCTCACCGCCCTCCTGGACGGTTTGGCCGTACAGATGACGACCTACGCGGGAGCCGTCTCCCGCGCCCGCGCCCAGGAGTGGGCCGACGAGGCCCTGGCCCGCGAACTGGGCCTGAGCCGCGACACCCTCACAACCACGCCCCGCTGACAACCACGACCCGCTGACAGCGGAGTCCGTCGAGACGGCGGAGCACCCGCAGGACGTCGGAAGGGCCCCCTGCCGACGTGTCAAGCCCCTCGCAGCACCCAGCGGGCCGGGCAGCTCCCGCCCGTCGACGCCCGGCCGGAGGACACCGAGCGCCAGGCTGACGCACCGACACGACCCCGACTCACGACGCACCCGCAGGGGCGCGTCGCCCGGTCTTCGCTCAAGCGACCGACTCGATCCGCATCCTGATGTCGTCCGGCAACAGGTGCCCCTTCGCCGACACATGGTCCCCGGAGGACTCCCCACGCAACCGCCGCCCGATCCACGGCACCAGATACTCCCGTGCCCACTGGATGTTGTCGCGGCGCATCTCGAGCGTCCCGCGCGGCGGCAGCGGCGGCCACGCCTGGTCTGGGTCGGCCGGGATGTCGATGCCAAGCACCTGACCGGCGCGCAGGGCGACCCGCGTGTGCCCCTCCGGCGACAGGTGCAGCCGGTCGAGGTCCCAGGCCCGCCTGTCCTGGACCGTCTTGAGTGACCACAGGTCCAGGACCGGGCAGCCGTACCTGTCGGCGATGGCCCGCACATGCAGGTTGTACGTAGCGATCTTGCCGCGCAGGTGCTTCAGCACGGGCACGTCACGCGTGTCGAATCCGGTGGTCACCATGACGGTGCCGATGGCCGAGGTGAGTCGGGCGACCGCTCGTTCGAACCGCTCGGCGACCTCGTCGGGGTCGGTGCCGGGCCGGATGATGTCGTTGCCGCCCGCGCAGAAGGAGATCAGGTCCGGGGCCAGCTCAAGAGCCCTCGGCACCTGGTTCTCGACGATCTGGTCGAGGAGCTTCCCGCGCACGGCGAGGTTGTTGTAGTCGAAGTCGCCCTCGGGCACACGGTCCGCGAGGAGCACCGCGAACCGGTCGGCCCAGCCGACGAACCGCCCGTCGGGCCCGGGGTCGCCGACGCCCTCGGTGAAGCTGTCCCCCACCGCCACGTACGACCCGATCACTGATCTGCTGTCATTCTTCGAATCGTCTGCCACATCGGCCCATGATTCACCTTCCGATGTGACCTACGCGACCGTAATAAGAGGTTGACGGGCGGTGAGATAGACCACGCGTCAAGTGTCGGTCAACTCGCAATACGCCACACCGTGAAGTCCTCGATCCGGAAGTGGCTCCATGTGGTCCGGAAGGCGAAGTGCCCGCTCGTGTACGGCTCGGGATCCGTGTGGTCGAAGACGAGCCGTCGGTTGTTCCACCAGCGCACGGTGGAGCCGTCCGAGACGATCCGGACCCGGTGCGGCTGGTTCGCGACGAGCAGCGGCTCGTTGTAGTCGTAGAGGAGCGGCCGGACGCCCGCCTCGCCGACGTACCGACGCAGCCGCGTCGTGGTGTTGTAGTT
Coding sequences:
- a CDS encoding cytochrome c biogenesis CcdA family protein, with translation MSDLPLALALTAGMLAAVNPCGFALLPAYLSLLVLGDDSPTRTAAIRRALAATAAMTAGFAAVFGLFGLAIAPAAGQVQEHLPWFTIAFGLLLAGAGTWLLTGRDLPALLPKLRRAPTVTRSAVSMALFGAAYAIASLGCTIAPFLAIVVSAFRSGSTLDGITLFTTYAAGMGVIVGAAALTVALTRTARVTALRRLGSLASRTGGALVLLVGAYVAHYGWYEIRVQNNPATQDPVINAAGTIHRTLADTLDTIGPGAVAALLAALLIGGVVRHRRHPRAPSQASADPGNAPAP
- a CDS encoding MBL fold metallo-hydrolase; this encodes MSGSRSLRSGLRAARPAAFGADPSGARLERIRRSPHFANGVFVNPEGAGIRPSGSAAVEMAKSYFRKEERAGRAPAGLIPVHSTTFADLARPPVGGLRITWMGHSSVLAEIDGHRVLFDPVWGERCSPFPFAGPKRLHPVPVPLAALGQVDVVVISHDHYDHLDMPTIKELAGTDTVFAVPLGVGAHLEHWGVSEGRIRELDWQEATKVGGLTLTAAPARHFCGRGLRNTQHTLWASWVVAGDEHRIYHSGDTGYFAGFEDIGAEYGPFDITMIQVGAYSEFWPDIHMTPEEGLRAHLDLQGGRPGGVMMPIHWATFNLAMHSWAEPGEWMMAAGEAVGQAVAVPVPGQPFEPAGDLPTRPWWRDVSAPLDRKWPVPEITPQAPRDDLDLVGEG
- a CDS encoding Glu/Leu/Phe/Val dehydrogenase dimerization domain-containing protein; protein product: MTSPFLSLTWTDHVTGRRGFLVIDRLVRGVSSGGLRMRPGCTLDEVAALARGMTMKEALHYDPEGRYVPLGGAKGGIDCDPRAQEAYGVLVRYLRAMRPYIENFWTTGEDLGITHDLVDRAAGEAGLVSTIQAVYPLLDDEWTARQRLVDAFAVEVDGIGLDELVGGCGVAESVLTSLDRTGTPYTGTRVAVQGLGTMGGATARFLARAGLTIVAVADIKGTVTNPAGLDVEALLAARDPHGTVDRSVLRPDDRETSGDAWLTADVDVLIPAAVSYAIAPSRQARITARLIVEAANMPVLPQAEELLAARGVTVLPDVVVNSGTNAWWWWTLFGDIGPTADEAFAHTRRSMRALVDLMLARAETDGTTPRTAAHAIVADRLPVIGERFGRHR
- a CDS encoding TetR family transcriptional regulator C-terminal domain-containing protein, whose product is MGRVRLSVAERRAELLRAAVGQIEARGVAAVRIADVAAVLGVSNALVLYHFSTKEKLVAEAFRYAAEEDLAHLRKLLGRRTTALRRLRAAVRWYAPTGQAKGWRLWIEGWAVSLREPSLREVTRDLDTQWKAALTEVIEAGVSAGEFHCPDPPAAALRLTALLDGLAVQMTTYAGAVSRARAQEWADEALARELGLSRDTLTTTPR
- a CDS encoding SGNH/GDSL hydrolase family protein — translated: MIGSYVAVGDSFTEGVGDPGPDGRFVGWADRFAVLLADRVPEGDFDYNNLAVRGKLLDQIVENQVPRALELAPDLISFCAGGNDIIRPGTDPDEVAERFERAVARLTSAIGTVMVTTGFDTRDVPVLKHLRGKIATYNLHVRAIADRYGCPVLDLWSLKTVQDRRAWDLDRLHLSPEGHTRVALRAGQVLGIDIPADPDQAWPPLPPRGTLEMRRDNIQWAREYLVPWIGRRLRGESSGDHVSAKGHLLPDDIRMRIESVA